Below is a window of Brachyspira hampsonii DNA.
ATAGCAGTTTTGTAAATACATAAAGCTTGAAAGACCTGATTCATTCATAAGTTTTATATATGTATTTATATCATCTTTTTTAAGAGAATTTATTTGATTAATTACTCTTTCATTTTCTTCTATAAAGTGATAAGCTCTCATTATAGCTCTGTCTCCAACCTCAGATCTCAATTTAGAGGCATTATCAATTAATTCTTTTTTAGTAATATCGCGGCATACTTTTTTTCCAAAATAATTAGCTACAGCATTCATTTCTTCTCTTATAGCAGCATATTCATTTGTAAGACCGCTATGATCCCCTTTGGCATCAACTATCATAAGAGCATATCCCTTACTTTCAAAATCATATTCAACTTTTTCTATTATAGGGTTTTCATTATCTTTGAAATCTATAGACATAATGCCGCCTACAGAACAGCCCATTTGATCCATAAGTCCGCAAGGCTTTCCAAAATAAATATTTTCAGCATACTGACCTATTTTTGCTATATCCACTTTACTTATTTTATCATCATTGTATAATGCATTCTGTATCTCGCCAATCAAAGATTCAAAGCTAGCTGAACTGCTTAATCCGCTTCCTATAAGTACTTTATTATTTAAAGTTACTGTGCATCCTCCTATATTGCAGCCTTTATTTTTTATTCCGGCACAAACGCCTCTTGTTAAAGCATTAGATTTACCGTATTCTTCTTTATTGATTTCTAAATCATTAATATCTATAATGTCTGGAGTATTTGAATAATCAGTATAAACTATTATTTTATTATCATCTCTTTTTGAAACTACTGCAAGCTTATCTAAATTTATAGATGCTGTTAATACGCATCCGTTATTATGATCTGTATGATTACCTGATAGTTCAGTTCTTCCTGAAGCACT
It encodes the following:
- a CDS encoding galactokinase; translation: MYNISQIKDLLKEKKMNDKFSYIYGDDEYSISEAYTRLSDTIKHFESIENTQEIYVFSASGRTELSGNHTDHNNGCVLTASINLDKLAVVSKRDDNKIIVYTDYSNTPDIIDINDLEINKEEYGKSNALTRGVCAGIKNKGCNIGGCTVTLNNKVLIGSGLSSSASFESLIGEIQNALYNDDKISKVDIAKIGQYAENIYFGKPCGLMDQMGCSVGGIMSIDFKDNENPIIEKVEYDFESKGYALMIVDAKGDHSGLTNEYAAIREEMNAVANYFGKKVCRDITKKELIDNASKLRSEVGDRAIMRAYHFIEENERVINQINSLKKDDINTYIKLMNESGLSSFMYLQNCYSVTSSKNMGVALGLTLTKDFLKEEGACRVHGGGFAGTIQALIPVSKAEEYKKYMNSIFGEGSAVKIRVRQAPVCAI